The Sinomonas sp. P10A9 genome includes a window with the following:
- a CDS encoding sensor histidine kinase — translation MPGTARADGAVKTRVFHAATAVVVAVVVLAEVALPVDSPWLLRLAVGVVGAVFLVAGASVYLYSRLHESLGCLALNVVGLVLVYSVLFSEDAGVVWTVGIARAAAGVLPTLLVRSFFEVVARAPSRRAIVRAFDVVAVFTEAFLIVGPAVRLDDEVIRLASEGVFLAAVLAAAATLVWLASTARDRDARAGLLMILAAGALQASALALFGPPDPGAPFAWLWVLSSIPLPLTVSLSALRGKFVDLRLRRELVYVLLTGTTAGAYAAALAALSRGLHLRGLAAAVAIAGISILFVPTVRYVHRAIDRWFYRDGYDYRTVLSHLATAAPGFRYAEDLGAYLCSEIMEALNLSWCAIYAGAGAARVLVYATDPLAAEVSVHVGEQESAGLRRFTLGVPGSDGGQLVVALRNRNARLRAVDEDLLRTMAYQAGIVLENYRLIDSLDQRIRGLEDAEVTTRILHRRLAESEERTRARLSRDLHDGALQSLFHLVRVAEGSSRTGAAGAGAQPHVDQPHLDQIADLGRDIAFELRQVCEDLRPPMLDQLSLPLALEALVARYRTTFGLHAGLAVKGEPDALPSGGHLSSTLYRVASEALSNVLRHAQADEVELELEFGCDRVWFTVRDDGRGFAAEAGDLLALTEEGHLGLAGMFERIRELDGTTSIARRDGGGTDVRVSIPYTRGETMEARRPAPEASA, via the coding sequence ATGCCGGGAACAGCGCGGGCGGACGGAGCGGTCAAGACCAGGGTCTTCCACGCCGCGACGGCGGTCGTGGTCGCGGTCGTCGTGCTCGCAGAGGTTGCGCTCCCCGTGGACTCGCCGTGGCTCCTGCGTCTTGCTGTGGGGGTCGTCGGCGCCGTGTTCCTCGTGGCCGGAGCTTCCGTATACCTCTACTCGAGGCTCCACGAATCGCTTGGCTGCCTTGCACTCAATGTGGTCGGTCTGGTGCTCGTCTACTCGGTGCTGTTCTCGGAGGACGCCGGGGTCGTCTGGACGGTCGGGATCGCGCGCGCTGCGGCCGGCGTCCTCCCCACGCTGCTCGTGCGCTCGTTCTTCGAAGTCGTCGCCAGGGCGCCGTCGCGCAGGGCGATCGTGCGCGCGTTCGACGTGGTCGCCGTATTCACGGAGGCCTTCCTGATCGTCGGCCCTGCCGTGCGCCTCGACGACGAGGTCATCCGGCTCGCGAGCGAGGGTGTCTTCCTCGCTGCGGTCCTGGCGGCGGCAGCAACCCTCGTCTGGCTCGCAAGCACCGCCCGCGACCGCGACGCGCGCGCCGGGCTCCTCATGATCCTCGCGGCCGGCGCGCTCCAGGCGTCCGCCCTTGCACTCTTCGGCCCGCCTGACCCGGGCGCACCTTTCGCCTGGCTGTGGGTCCTCTCGAGCATCCCCCTTCCGCTCACGGTCTCGCTGTCCGCGCTGCGGGGCAAGTTCGTGGACCTGAGGCTGCGCCGCGAGCTGGTCTATGTGCTCCTGACGGGGACTACCGCCGGTGCCTACGCGGCCGCGCTCGCGGCGCTCTCCCGCGGGCTGCATCTCCGCGGGCTTGCCGCGGCGGTCGCCATCGCCGGTATCTCGATCCTCTTCGTGCCCACGGTCCGTTACGTGCACCGCGCCATCGACCGCTGGTTCTACCGCGACGGGTACGACTACCGCACGGTCCTGAGCCACCTCGCCACGGCGGCCCCGGGCTTCCGCTATGCCGAGGACCTCGGCGCGTACCTGTGCTCGGAGATCATGGAGGCGCTCAACCTCTCGTGGTGCGCAATCTATGCCGGGGCCGGTGCCGCGCGCGTCCTCGTCTACGCGACCGACCCGCTGGCCGCCGAGGTGTCGGTCCACGTGGGCGAGCAGGAGTCCGCGGGCCTGAGGCGGTTCACCCTCGGCGTGCCCGGCAGCGACGGGGGCCAGCTCGTCGTCGCCCTTCGAAACCGCAACGCCCGCCTCCGCGCAGTGGACGAGGACCTCCTGCGAACCATGGCCTACCAAGCCGGGATCGTGCTCGAGAACTACCGGCTCATCGATTCCCTCGACCAGCGGATCCGCGGCCTCGAGGACGCCGAGGTCACCACGCGGATCCTCCATCGGCGCCTCGCCGAAAGCGAGGAGCGCACGCGCGCACGGCTCTCGCGGGACCTCCACGACGGCGCGCTCCAGTCCCTCTTCCACCTCGTGCGGGTCGCCGAGGGGTCCTCACGCACGGGCGCCGCGGGTGCCGGCGCCCAGCCGCACGTCGACCAGCCGCACCTCGACCAGATCGCGGATCTGGGGCGCGACATCGCGTTCGAGCTCCGCCAGGTGTGCGAGGATCTGCGGCCTCCCATGCTCGACCAGCTCTCCCTCCCGCTCGCGCTTGAGGCCCTCGTGGCCCGGTACCGCACGACGTTCGGGCTCCACGCGGGCCTCGCCGTCAAGGGCGAACCCGACGCCCTCCCGTCCGGCGGCCACCTCTCGAGCACGCTGTACCGGGTCGCCAGCGAAGCGCTCTCCAACGTGCTCCGGCACGCACAGGCCGACGAGGTCGAGCTCGAGCTCGAGTTCGGCTGCGATCGCGTCTGGTTCACCGTCAGGGACGACGGCCGCGGTTTCGCCGCCGAGGCAGGCGACCTCCTGGCGCTGACCGAAGAAGGCCACCTCGGCCTCGCGGGGATGTTCGAGCGCATCCGCGAACTCGACGGGACCACGAGCATCGCCCGGCGCGATGGCGGCGGCACCGACGTCCGCGTCAGCATTCCGTACACGAGAGGGGAAACCATGGAAGCACGACGCCCGGCACCGGAGGCCAGCGCATGA
- a CDS encoding argininosuccinate synthase encodes MKDRIVLAYSGGLDTSVAIGWIADATGAEVVAVAVDVGQGGEDMETIRQRALGCGAVEAYVADARDEFADEYCMPTLKANALYQGHYPLVSAISRPVIVKHLVKAAREFGGTTVAHGCTGKGNDQVRFEVGIQTLGPDLKCIAPVRDLALTRDKAIAYAEEKHLPIVTTKKNPYSIDQNVWGRAVETGYLEDIWNAPTKDIYDYTATPEFPPAPDEVTITFKEGVPVALDGVAKTPLQVIQELNRRAGAQGVGRIDVVEDRLVGIKSREIYEAPGAMALITAHKHLEDVTIEREHARFKAMVGQRWSELVYDGQWFSPLKRALDVFIEDSQKYVSGDIRMVLHGGSAVVNGRRSDTSLYDFSLATYDTGDTFDQSSAKGFIDLWGMSSKVASGRDQRVNGG; translated from the coding sequence ATGAAGGATCGCATCGTCCTCGCCTATTCGGGCGGCCTGGACACGTCCGTCGCCATCGGCTGGATCGCCGACGCTACCGGCGCCGAGGTCGTCGCCGTCGCCGTCGACGTCGGGCAGGGCGGCGAGGACATGGAGACCATCCGCCAGCGTGCGCTCGGGTGCGGCGCCGTCGAGGCCTATGTCGCGGACGCACGCGACGAGTTCGCTGACGAGTACTGCATGCCCACCCTCAAGGCCAACGCGCTCTACCAGGGGCACTACCCGCTCGTCTCCGCGATCTCCCGCCCGGTGATCGTCAAGCACCTCGTCAAGGCGGCCCGCGAGTTCGGCGGGACCACCGTGGCGCACGGCTGCACGGGCAAGGGCAACGACCAGGTCCGCTTCGAGGTCGGCATCCAGACCCTCGGCCCTGACCTCAAGTGCATCGCCCCGGTCCGCGACCTCGCGCTCACGCGCGACAAGGCCATCGCCTACGCGGAGGAGAAGCACCTCCCGATCGTCACGACCAAGAAGAACCCCTACTCGATCGACCAGAACGTGTGGGGCCGCGCCGTCGAGACGGGCTACCTCGAGGACATCTGGAACGCCCCGACCAAGGACATCTACGACTACACGGCGACCCCGGAGTTCCCTCCGGCGCCGGACGAAGTGACGATCACCTTCAAGGAGGGTGTCCCCGTGGCCCTCGACGGCGTCGCGAAGACCCCGCTGCAGGTCATCCAGGAGCTCAACCGCCGCGCCGGCGCCCAGGGCGTGGGCCGCATCGACGTCGTCGAGGACCGCCTCGTCGGCATCAAGAGCCGCGAGATCTACGAGGCCCCGGGCGCCATGGCGCTCATCACCGCGCACAAGCACCTCGAAGACGTCACGATCGAACGTGAGCACGCCCGCTTCAAGGCCATGGTGGGCCAGCGCTGGAGCGAGCTCGTCTACGACGGCCAGTGGTTCTCCCCGCTCAAGCGTGCCCTGGACGTGTTCATCGAGGATTCCCAGAAGTACGTCTCGGGCGATATCCGGATGGTCCTGCACGGCGGCAGCGCAGTCGTCAACGGCCGCCGCTCGGATACGTCGCTCTACGACTTCAGCCTCGCGACCTACGACACGGGCGACACGTTCGACCAGTCCAGCGCCAAGGGCTTCATCGACCTCTGGGGCATGTCGTCCAAGGTCGCCTCGGGCCGTGACCAGCGCGTGAACGGTGGCTGA
- the argH gene encoding argininosuccinate lyase, translating to MNQPSSTNEGALWGGRFAGGPADALAALSKSTHFDWRLARYDIAGSRAHARVLHGAGLLDDAELAGMLDALDRLDADVASGAYVAAESDEDVHGSLERGLIERAGAHLGGKLRAGRSRNDQVATLGRMFLRDHARLIARGVLATVDALVAQAEAHPNAAMPGRTHLQHAQPVLLSHHLLAHAWALTRDVQRLADWDKRAAVSPYGSGALAGSSLGLDPEAVAADLGFDSAVHNSIDGTASRDVFAEFAWVAAMIGVDLSRVSEEVILWATKEFSFVALDDAYSTGSSIMPQKKNPDVAELARGKAGRLIGDLTGLLATLKGLPLAYNRDLQEDKEPVFDAADTLELLLPAVSGMIATLTFNTERMAALAPQGFALATDIAEWLVRQGVPFREAHELSGAAVKQAESRGVELWDLTDEEYAAISPALTPEVRSVLSTEGSLASRDAQGGTAPSAVARQLAALKAQLEDARGFAG from the coding sequence CTGAACCAGCCGTCGTCCACCAACGAGGGCGCGCTCTGGGGCGGCCGCTTCGCCGGGGGACCGGCGGACGCGCTCGCCGCGCTGAGCAAGTCGACCCACTTCGACTGGCGCCTGGCCCGCTACGACATCGCAGGCTCGCGCGCCCACGCGCGCGTCCTGCACGGTGCTGGCCTGCTCGACGACGCCGAGCTCGCCGGGATGCTCGACGCGCTCGACCGCCTCGACGCGGACGTCGCCTCCGGCGCCTATGTCGCGGCGGAGTCCGACGAGGACGTGCACGGCTCCCTCGAGCGCGGCCTGATCGAGCGCGCGGGGGCGCATCTGGGCGGCAAGCTCCGCGCCGGCCGTTCGCGCAACGACCAGGTCGCGACCCTGGGGCGCATGTTCCTGAGGGACCACGCGCGCCTCATCGCCCGCGGTGTCCTCGCGACGGTCGACGCGCTCGTGGCCCAAGCCGAGGCGCATCCGAACGCGGCCATGCCGGGGCGGACGCACCTCCAGCATGCCCAGCCCGTGCTGCTCAGCCACCACCTGCTCGCCCACGCGTGGGCCCTGACGCGGGACGTCCAGCGGCTCGCTGACTGGGACAAGCGCGCGGCGGTCTCTCCCTATGGCTCGGGCGCGCTCGCGGGCTCGTCCCTCGGACTCGATCCAGAGGCCGTCGCGGCGGACCTCGGTTTCGACTCGGCCGTGCACAACTCGATCGACGGCACCGCCTCGCGCGACGTCTTCGCCGAGTTCGCGTGGGTCGCGGCGATGATCGGCGTCGACCTCTCCCGCGTCTCGGAAGAGGTCATCCTGTGGGCCACGAAGGAGTTCTCCTTCGTGGCACTTGACGACGCCTATTCGACCGGCTCGAGCATCATGCCGCAGAAGAAGAACCCGGACGTCGCGGAGCTCGCGCGCGGCAAGGCGGGCCGCCTCATCGGCGACCTCACCGGTCTCCTCGCGACGCTCAAGGGCCTCCCGCTCGCGTACAACCGCGACCTGCAGGAGGACAAGGAGCCGGTCTTCGACGCGGCGGACACCCTCGAGCTCCTGCTCCCGGCTGTCTCGGGCATGATCGCGACGCTCACGTTCAATACCGAGCGGATGGCGGCCCTCGCCCCGCAGGGCTTCGCCCTCGCGACCGACATCGCCGAGTGGCTCGTCCGCCAGGGAGTGCCATTCCGCGAGGCCCACGAGCTCTCGGGTGCCGCGGTGAAGCAGGCCGAGTCCCGTGGCGTCGAGCTCTGGGACCTCACCGACGAGGAGTACGCGGCGATCAGCCCCGCGCTCACGCCCGAGGTCCGCAGCGTGCTGTCCACGGAGGGCTCGCTCGCGAGCCGCGACGCGCAGGGCGGCACCGCGCCGTCCGCCGTCGCCCGCCAGTTGGCAGCGCTCAAGGCGCAGCTCGAGGACGCCCGGGGCTTCGCGGGCTGA